In the Flavisolibacter tropicus genome, one interval contains:
- a CDS encoding universal stress protein: protein MNSIVALSDFSVASDNALRYAATLAKKTGAALVLLHAYQIPVTMNDMPVMLISADELKTNADNRLALSKDSLSSEFAGLAIETESLLGDVAYEVEEWCKRNNPMAVVLGTHESSGAERLFFGSNAIDILRHLDCPVFTIPQTYTQYHFTNALLATDLSNKEAFPSNKIVGLLQTLSINLQVVHVEEKEPTQPLSIPGLEPLQPSYQWIKEEDVNKCLLRLVQQPETDLLIVLPHEHNVIERLFFKLHTEKLIHHTSKPILTIKN from the coding sequence ATGAATTCCATTGTTGCACTTTCTGATTTTTCTGTTGCTTCGGATAATGCCTTGCGTTATGCCGCTACATTGGCGAAAAAAACTGGAGCGGCATTAGTGTTGCTACATGCTTATCAAATACCGGTTACTATGAACGACATGCCGGTGATGTTGATATCGGCCGATGAATTAAAAACCAATGCTGATAATCGTCTGGCCTTATCTAAAGACAGCTTGTCGTCTGAATTTGCCGGGCTGGCCATTGAAACAGAAAGCCTGTTGGGCGATGTAGCCTACGAGGTGGAAGAATGGTGTAAACGAAACAATCCGATGGCTGTCGTTCTTGGCACGCATGAAAGCAGCGGCGCAGAGCGCTTATTCTTTGGCAGCAATGCCATAGACATTTTACGCCATCTAGATTGTCCAGTCTTTACGATACCGCAAACTTATACCCAGTATCATTTTACCAATGCGCTACTGGCCACTGATCTCAGTAATAAAGAGGCCTTTCCTTCTAATAAGATCGTTGGGTTATTACAGACGCTAAGCATAAACTTACAGGTAGTACATGTAGAGGAAAAAGAGCCAACGCAGCCGTTATCCATCCCTGGTTTAGAGCCGCTACAACCCAGCTATCAATGGATCAAAGAAGAAGATGTCAATAAATGTTTGTTGCGTTTAGTGCAGCAACCTGAAACGGACCTACTGATCGTACTACCACATGAACACAACGTGATTGAGCGATTGTTTTTTAAGCTGCATACCGAAAAGCTGATTCATCATACATCCAAGCCTATTCTAACTATAAAAAATTAA
- the asnS gene encoding asparagine--tRNA ligase: protein MFNNRVKIKELLTWQPEQQQVTVMGWVRTFRNNQFVALNDGSTNNNVQVVLELGKFNDDLLKRITTSAALKVKGTVIPSLGKGQTLEVKADEVEILGDSDAEKYPLQPKKHSLEFLREIAHLRFRTNTFGSVFRIRHALAFAVHQFFNNKGFIYLHTPIVTASDAEGAGEMFRVTTLPFDNPPRKEDGSIDYAEDFFGRSTNLTVSGQLEGELGATAFGEIYTFGPTFRAENSNTARHLAEFWMIEPEMAFHDLEDNANLAEEFIQYLIRYVMENNADDLEFLRQRLLDEEKQKPQNERSEMDLIQKLEFVVNNKFERITYTEAIDILLQSPHYKKKKFQYDVKWGIDMQSEHERYLVEKHFKKPVIVTNYPADIKSFYMRQNDDGKTVAAMDILAPGIGEIVGGSQREERLDKLEQRMKDMGVPSEELWWYLDTRRFGTVPHAGFGLGFERMVQFVTGMGNIRDVIAFPRTPKNAEF from the coding sequence ATGTTCAACAACCGTGTTAAAATAAAAGAGCTGCTGACATGGCAGCCAGAGCAGCAGCAAGTGACTGTTATGGGTTGGGTGCGTACCTTTCGCAACAATCAGTTTGTGGCCCTCAACGATGGTTCTACTAATAATAACGTACAGGTAGTATTAGAGCTGGGTAAGTTTAACGATGACCTGCTTAAGCGTATTACCACCAGCGCCGCTCTGAAAGTAAAAGGCACGGTGATCCCTTCTTTGGGTAAAGGACAAACTTTAGAAGTAAAGGCCGACGAGGTAGAGATCTTAGGCGACAGCGATGCTGAAAAATACCCGCTACAGCCTAAAAAGCACAGCCTGGAGTTTTTGCGTGAGATCGCGCACCTGCGCTTCCGTACAAATACGTTTGGATCTGTGTTCCGCATCCGCCACGCACTGGCATTCGCCGTACACCAGTTCTTTAATAACAAAGGCTTTATATACCTGCATACGCCTATCGTTACGGCTTCTGATGCGGAAGGGGCTGGTGAAATGTTTCGTGTAACCACGCTGCCTTTTGATAACCCTCCACGCAAAGAAGACGGTTCAATAGATTATGCAGAAGACTTTTTTGGCCGCTCTACCAACCTGACAGTAAGTGGTCAGCTGGAAGGCGAGTTGGGTGCTACTGCTTTTGGTGAGATCTATACGTTTGGTCCAACATTTCGCGCTGAGAATTCTAATACAGCCCGTCACTTGGCAGAGTTCTGGATGATTGAGCCGGAGATGGCCTTCCATGACCTGGAAGACAATGCTAACCTAGCCGAAGAATTTATCCAATACCTGATCCGATATGTAATGGAGAACAATGCTGACGACTTAGAGTTTCTGCGTCAGCGCCTATTGGATGAAGAAAAGCAAAAGCCACAAAACGAGCGTAGTGAAATGGACCTGATCCAGAAGCTGGAATTTGTGGTAAACAATAAGTTTGAGCGTATTACTTATACAGAAGCGATCGATATTTTATTACAATCACCTCATTACAAAAAGAAGAAGTTCCAGTACGATGTGAAGTGGGGTATTGATATGCAAAGTGAGCACGAGCGTTATCTGGTAGAGAAGCATTTCAAAAAGCCTGTAATTGTAACCAACTATCCTGCTGATATCAAATCGTTCTACATGCGTCAGAATGATGATGGCAAAACGGTAGCCGCTATGGATATCCTGGCGCCGGGCATTGGCGAGATCGTAGGTGGCTCTCAGCGTGAGGAGCGCCTGGATAAACTGGAGCAGCGCATGAAAGACATGGGTGTGCCTAGCGAAGAATTGTGGTGGTATTTAGATACCCGCCGCTTTGGTACCGTGCCACATGCCGGCTTTGGATTGGGCTTTGAGCGTATGGTGCAGTTTGTAACCGGTATGGGTAACATCCGCGACGTAATAGCTTTCCCTCGCACACCAAAGAATGCTGAATTTTAA